The following proteins come from a genomic window of Plectropomus leopardus isolate mb chromosome 11, YSFRI_Pleo_2.0, whole genome shotgun sequence:
- the LOC121950404 gene encoding histone H2A, protein MSGRGKTGGKARAKAKTRSSRAGLQFPVGRVHRLLRKGNYAERVGAGAPVYLAAVLEYLTAEILELAGNAARDNKKTRIIPRHLQLAVRNDEELNKLLGGVTIAQGGVLPNIQAVLLPKKTEKAPKK, encoded by the coding sequence ATGAGTGGTCGCGGAAAAACCGGTGGCAAAGCCAGAGCTAAGGCAAAGACCCGCTCCTCCCGTGCTGGGCTCCAGTTCCCAGTCGGTCGTGTCCACAGACTGCTGCGCAAAGGAAACTATGCGGAGCGCGTCGGTGCCGGCGCCCCCGTCTACCTGGCGGCTGTGCTGGAGTACCTGACCGCTGAGATCCTGGAGTTGGCCGGAAACGCTGCCCGCGACAACAAGAAGACCCGTATCATCCCCCGTCACCTGCAGCTGGCTGTCCGCAACGACGAGGAGCTCAACAAGCTGCTGGGAGGAGTGACCATCGCTCAGGGCGGCGTGCTGCCCAACATCCAGGCTGTTCTGCTGCCCAAGAAGACCGAGAAGGCCCCCAAAAAGTAA
- the LOC121949929 gene encoding histone H3, producing MARTKQTARKSTGGKAPRKQLATKAARKSAPATGGVKKPHRYRPGTVALREIRRYQKSTELLIRKLPFQRLVREIAQDFKTDLRFQSSAVMALQEASEAYLVGLFEDTNLCAIHAKRVTIMPKDIQLARRIRGERA from the coding sequence ATGGCAAGAACCAAGCAGACCGCTCGTAAATCCACCGGAGGTAAAGCTCCCAGGAAGCAGCTGGCCACCAAGGCTGCTCGTAAGAGCGCCCCGGCCACCGGCGGCGTCAAGAAGCCTCACCGTTACAGGCCCGGTACCGTGGCTCTCCGTGAGATCCGTCGCTACCAGAAATCCACCGAGCTGCTGATCCGCAAGCTGCCCTTCCAGCGCCTGGTCCGTGAAATCGCTCAGGATTTCAAGACCGACCTGCGCTTCCAGAGCTCCGCTGTCATGGCTCTGCAGGAGGCCAGCGAGGCTTACCTGGTCGGCCTCTTTGAGGACACCAACCTGTGCGCCATCCACGCCAAGAGAGTCACCATCATGCCCAAAGATATCCAGCTGGCCCGTCGCATCCGCGGAGAGAGAGCTTAA